The window TCTTCGAGAAGTCAACCCGGAACCTGTTAGCAGCAGAGGCAGACGCGAGTGTGACTCATCACGTTATGGTATCAATCGTCGGGGCCGATCGCATCCCGGATAGCGGCTATATGCGTGCGAAAGTCGCTCAGGAAAAGTTGATCCAGTCCGCAGCAATCCCCTATACAATCGTCCGCGCTACGCAGTTCTTTGAGTTCATCGAGACGATCATCTCTCAATTTCCCACTGATGGGCAAACAGTTCACTTGCCCTCTGCCTTTATCCAGCCCATCTGGTCAGATGACGTTGTTGACACGCTGGTTGATATCACACTGGGAGCGCCAGTAAACGGCATTATCGACTTAGCGGGTCCCGATCGGTTCCATTTCGAGGAGATCATCCGCCAATTCCTGAGTACAACTCACGACTCACGCCAAGTGGTTGTAGACAGTCACGCCCGTTACTTTGGTGCAGCGTTGAACGATCAACTCGTTCCTCAGGGCAACTCGCGCATCGGCCCGACGCACTTCGAGAACTGGCTCAACCGCTCGATCGCTTAAAGATCAGCAATGAGAATTTAATGCTGACATCAGTTGAGTTGAAGACACAAAGTCCAACATCCCGCAACTGCTGAGTTTTACAAAGCTCAACACTTACAGATTTAACCAGCGATCGGCTGGTTCAGCATAAAAGCACATCAGATGAATTGATATCCACCAGCTTGTATTCACGTTTGTATTCACACAAGGAGAGCAGAAGTGTTGACTAGATTTTTTCATAAAGTTGTATTCATAACTCTCTCCTTATTCATGGCACTCTCCCTATTCATAACTCTCCCCGTATTCGCAGCTTCAACCGTGTTGGGTGAAAAGGTAACGTTGGTCTTCGACCATGCCCTTCCCAATGTCCCTGGCAAGAGCATGAAAGTCCAGGTGGTCGAATATGCGCCAGGTGTCTCGTCGATCCCTCACACCCATGCAGCCTCAGCTTTCATCTATGCAACAGTTCTGGAAGGTGCGGTTCGGAGCAAAATCAATGATAATCCAGAGCAGGTATATCACGCTGGTGAAAACTTTTTTGAATTACCTGGCGATCATCATCGTGTCAGCGCCAATGCCAGTGATACTGAATCCGCACGCCTCCTAGCAGTGCTTGTCGCCAATACCAATGAACAGAACTTGGTCATAAACGACAAAGAGTAAGACGCAAAATTGCAAGAATTTTTACTACTGAGGGCGGTATTAGTCACTGAATTCGAGTCCGCCGAAATCAAATAGAGATAGGGTTGACGCCTTATCTAAGGGAGTGTGGCATTATGTCGTCAATTGAGGAAGTGACAAAGACAATTAACCTGATCATTGCCCCTGTCGTCACAATCACGACTTGTGCCATCGTGGTAAACGGCTTGATTGTTCGGTACGGTTCCCTCGGCGATCGCCTACATGCCGTCAACCAAGAACTGAGCAACTTGCAGGAGTCGGATCTAGCTCCCAATGGGCATAAGGCTCAGAAGGTACAAGAACTTGAATCCCTGCTGAGGGATCTCCTGAGACACCATCATTTCGTGCATGATGCCCTTGTTCTTACTTATACTTCTATCCTAGTCTTTATGCTGGATATGTTGGTCATTTCCATAGCAGTTGCCACTAATGTTAATTGGCTAGCACAGATGGCACTGATAGTCTTTCTCAGTGGAGTTACCGTTCT of the Trichocoleus sp. FACHB-46 genome contains:
- a CDS encoding SDR family oxidoreductase, which translates into the protein MRIVVIGGSGLIGKKLVSKLQELGHEAIAASPSSGVNAVTGEGLADVLVGAQVVVDVTNSPSFEDAAVLEFFEKSTRNLLAAEADASVTHHVMVSIVGADRIPDSGYMRAKVAQEKLIQSAAIPYTIVRATQFFEFIETIISQFPTDGQTVHLPSAFIQPIWSDDVVDTLVDITLGAPVNGIIDLAGPDRFHFEEIIRQFLSTTHDSRQVVVDSHARYFGAALNDQLVPQGNSRIGPTHFENWLNRSIA
- a CDS encoding cupin domain-containing protein gives rise to the protein MALSLFITLPVFAASTVLGEKVTLVFDHALPNVPGKSMKVQVVEYAPGVSSIPHTHAASAFIYATVLEGAVRSKINDNPEQVYHAGENFFELPGDHHRVSANASDTESARLLAVLVANTNEQNLVINDKE
- a CDS encoding DUF2721 domain-containing protein, whose protein sequence is MSSIEEVTKTINLIIAPVVTITTCAIVVNGLIVRYGSLGDRLHAVNQELSNLQESDLAPNGHKAQKVQELESLLRDLLRHHHFVHDALVLTYTSILVFMLDMLVISIAVATNVNWLAQMALIVFLSGVTVLFGGMVLIAYELRTSHYSIQLEVHRTCRLCRHQHTKLVGN